TACTCCTGATACGGGTTCCTGAGCACTCCAATGTCTTCCATGTTAAAGCGCAGGGCAAACAACCATGACCAAGAAAGAACCATGCAGAGAGCTCTTGGTTCTCGCTGTTCGCATGACCCGTTACCATTAATGAACACTTATTCGCTCAACTTTACTATCCTAATACATAAAGTTGCTTGTCGGATGGTTGTAGAGACGAACTGTCATTTTATTGGTGTTGCTATAAGCCAAATTATCGATTCATGCACTTAAGTGAACTTCactttggaggacgcttaagcttcgccttcaagggCGAAACCCGTCagcattgaaagatccctgagtgcttctcacgcttcccggcaactgcagcttatgtaaccctaatgtttaccaggaaacgctggcggcaaacgctgtgcacgaagcaAATCTTTGCGgatactttctttatttttttgatcGTGCGTAACAAACCGAATTTTCCGCGCCAATGCAAacgcagctggaaaacgctatcgcgttaaaaggtttttttttttgtttgagctACCGCGTAACAGACTTATGTTTTCTCGTATTCAAGCTAGAATCCGACGCTACCATATCTGTAGGTTTTCTGTAAGTCGCACTTCATTTTTCTTCTGACGCGTTTTGCTTAAAGAACATCAAATATTTCACTAATTCTTGCGCTACACGGAGGACCTGTGTGGTGggatatgcgtggttcggaattattATTCCAGAAACAATGGTTgacgctggacgcgggacgccggataccgacgccaacgccggattttatCCGGCACGGGGCCCTTGACGCTATCAcgttaaatatgattgcgtcctTCAGTTTGCTGGTCTGTGCCATGGATAATGTTTTACTATTATAGTTATAAAAATGTTAATGTATGTGACAGCGACCCAAATCTACACCTATCGATGCGAGAGGCAGTAACTAAAAAGTAACTCGTTATTTCACCGAAGCTTTTGAAAGCGAAAGCTATCAAAGTCTAATAAATGCTGTTTTAGTGTCGTCTGTCGCAGCCATCATAATGTTTAGTTTCGACAAAAAGGTAATAAAAAAGGCTCCAGTGCGGTTATCAAAGTGTTCCAATTGTCTCCTAAGAGTCAGGCGGTTATCCATTGGACAAGCCAAGCATCCTTTATACATCCATAAAAGTGTTAAAATATTTAGTGTGGTGTGCGACCAATAAAAATGGAAGTCTGGTCGAAAACAGCGCAGTCATGGCTCGTGTAAGGAGGTTGAACTTCGCAGGGATAGGATGTACCTGGCCTGTGCATCCCGTAGAAGATCCAATAAATTTGTGATGGTATTGCCGATTACATTGATAAACAAGGCTAAATATAGCTAGATAAATTGCCTTGAATTTGTCACACATATTGCGTCACCAGATATTGTATGTAATAAGGCACATGACATGTCCGATTAGCGTCAATTATCTTACGCGCATTGGTGCGCATTGATTTCGTAGTTCGTCGCTTATGACATTACATAGGGTTCACCGTTTCGTAAATCGTTACCAGGCTTTGTCTATTAAGTGTAACCCCTTCTATTATAACAAATAACATTaataacaaacaaaacaaagaaacaccTACTGCGTTGTTATTTGTTTATTCTTTCGCTATTTGGATCTTCTACGATCTTCTCCTGCTCATACGCTTTCTTTTGGTCCTACACATATCTTGTCATTTATAGTAGTAGTGGCGTGGTTTTGCATCCTTGAATGATTACGCGCAAGACGCGTTATACATTTTGTAGTTTTCCTCTCTTATATGCCTAGATCAGCACGTACTATTCTTTCGAACAAAGTTTAAGCAAATTCATTTTTGTGTGAAAACTTGAAGTTTACCCAGGTTACTTCACCAGcgtaaatttttttctgaatggtGTTCTTCACACTTTGATTCCTATGTGCGGAGTGTAAATTTTCAACtgcagacatttctttttttttcatatttggaaACATAAATTTTACCTTATTATCAAATCCGGTGATAAAGCACTCGAGAACCTGGAAAGAAACGATAATTTGCGGTATCAAGTTGGAAATCAACGAAATTTTAAAATTTTTAGAGATCGGAGTCATGCTTTACGACAAGGCAGAAATTTCACCCAAAGTTACAATAATACAAAAGAGCAATGTTTGATTCTGCAGCCTCATAAATTACTaacaaatataatttttttacacGATGGCACTTTTTTGTCCGGGAAGCTTTCTTAAGGTTTATTAAAGGTGGATAAACAATTTTCAGGAAATTACTCCGAAAAAGACTGTTCTCTACCGGACTTCGTATTTCTATTTTAAAGTATTTCCATAAAGGCACATGTTAATTCCTGATTTTATATGGAACGAAAGCATCAGTGTTTCTGAGGTATTACAGGTGTATTTTGCTTACCACGTATAATGGAGAACTCAACATAGTGAAAAGAGCGCCTTCCGCCATGCTTTGCGACCATACCATTGCTTTGTACTGCACGATAACCATGTGCACTCCAGCGTCGATTTGGTATGACGTGCCTCCTTGCCCTATTTTTTATTGGAGATCGCTTTCACACAACTAGCTTAGTTTGTTTTTTGACGGTACTGGCGCACTTGCTAAATCCATACCCTAATGAAATTTACAGCCTTCACCTGCGTAAGACGCGCTCATCTTCGCGATTCATTCAGTCTCCAAAATGCTTTAGTTTACATTTATATAAGTTGTGGAAATATTTGCGTACTTATTTGTGTGTTTCACGTGACTGTCTCCCATCGGCGAAAATATGTTACAAAATGTTCACTCATTTAAATACGAGCCTTCGTGTATCGAAATTTTCTCGAATATGGTCGCCGATTCTTACTGTTTGTGTACTCGCTGAACCTTGCGTAAACGTACTGCATACTCGGATCGAATAGTGACATACTTTCTAGAACGCAATCGAGCACGAACGATTGTACCACAATTTCAGACGAGCCCAGTAGAAATAACCTGGGTGCTTCACCCGCCAGTCTGACTTCGACGATCTACGACTGTGATTGCCATTAGTGCTGTGCTAGATTATTGCTCGCATATTTCTGGGTACATGCTCACCCAATGAAGACTTTGGTCACAGGGTTGCTACGGTTTCGCACATCACCACCTCCGCAACGTGACTTATTACATCACACAAAATATTCTTGAATTAAGAATTCAATACAAGGTTCTGGGCAACACTTCTCTAAAGAGGATTATCGCGTTTTCTTACTGGTATTATAGTAAGGGAGACTCGTATGCTAAATTTTGCGCCATATTTGGCGCCGTCGGAATTTTGTAACGCGAATGAACAATGTTTGAAAATGAGGGCCATACCGGCTGAACGTTACCATCCAGGGCTGTGTGCCTGCATGAGTTGTAGTGGTTGCAGGTGAGGGCGATAAGCTGCAGAGCAATGATCACACACGTGTTCAGGTCTCTAGATTGCAGCGAATTTCTTTAGGCAACACGCTGTGACATTGTGTGTCGACGCTATTCTTAGTTAGTGAGTATAAATGCAGCGCTACGGTGTTTCACAGCATAAAGTTGAACGACACACACCCACGCACAGGTATTGTACGGCATTACGTAGGGTACTTTTTGGTAGGTGCTCCAAATTTTTAAAAAGAGCCTGTggaagatggcacaattctaacccttgatgtCAAATACTCGATGAGCtggtcattacttctacgagaaataaaaGTCATAATTGGTTATAACTCAGAATTGCTGTAATTAAGCTTATTTAGTTATTCGCGGCCCACATTTCAATCTGAATATGAGGTAGTGGATATGCAAGGCATATAACCTTGGAACTAATTCTCTGGCGGGCAGCAACTACGATAATTGTGCCGTCAAACTTGCTGTAATATGCGATATTGTTGTAATTATCTTTTTttaaccgctgttttatgcattcaacCATGAATgaaactggaacaccaatgcatgtCGTCGGACACAGTAAAGATGAATAATGCAAAAGTGGTATAATCTTGAGAATATGTATTAAGTATATTTGCCTTGAATGCTGGCGCTACACTTTCTAGATTGGCATTAGAGCCGTAAATTAAGTAACTATCCAAGTAATGACCGTACGTGAAGACCGTCACAATAAGTTTTTTACGACATGCGTTAAATTTTCGCTGTCTGTCCCAGAATATGTCTATATTTGGTGCAGCTGAAAAACGTCCTGTATAAGCAAATATTGCGAGCGAGGTGCGGCAGGAGGACAAGCCAATGCTTCCACATTTAATGTAACGTAATCAAATACATGAGTAGAATAAGCGTGTGGGCATTGCGATGATGGGCCTATACACAGGGAAGTTGATAAGGTAAAGTAAATACATCTTAAATCTATTGCTTAATTCACTTACAATGTTTTTACATATAATAGTAAACTGACAAGAGAGGCAGACTGTAGCACAGCCATGTTACGTGCTTTCTGTACAGGAGCATTGAACAAATACCACATGCTTTCAGAGGAGGTCATTGGGATACATTGTACACTCCACGTAAGCTTGTCGAAAAGCTAACGACTTCGATTCAAGCTACAAAGTTATTGAAACTTTTAAACATATGCACAATGTCTTGATATGCAACTTTTTTGTAAAGTCTCGATCAGGAAAAAATAAACCTCCCTACAAGTATATGAAACGAAATTTACACTTACAACATTATTATTGTTAGCCTGTGTAAAATGCATCTCAGGTATACCAAATTGGGGTCCTTGGTCTGCTGTTGTTATTGCATAACCTGCTACAATTAGATTTGTTGACCAAATTAGCACTCATAATGAATTTGCAAAAATGCTGGAACCCACATATTAAAAATCCCTTTTAGGGTAATTTCAACACTAGAACGAACTATCATCAAGCGAATCCGAGCCGCAACGTGAGGAAAGGTGACTTGACGAGTATATTTAGAAAAGCAATTTCGTAATGAGTACATACACACCTTTCGTAGCATGTCTGATCGAATATTCTTGACGTACGCTAATATCTCTTTTGCGCACGACCGCGCAACATCTCCGAACATAGCTTTCGCTCGCAATAGACGTGGCCCAAAAGCTGTACGGACGATGCAATGTGCACAAAATCATGAAATTAGGTCATTGCGGCATACGCATTGCAGGTTAAAAGAAAATGACACGGCAGAAGAATAAATTTCCAATGTAGGAATGATCATTATCAGCAGAGCTCTGTTGAAATGTAATATTCTCTAACAGTGCAAACGTAACTCAATGAAATACATTACATAATTCTGGCTTTTACCTAATAAGTGAAAACATGGTCACCGCCATGTGCCCTGAGTACATGCAATGAAGTTTCACCTCGCTCTCTTCAAATATAATAAACTACATTTATTCCGTAGAAAAGATGCGTGATCTTTTACAGAAATAACAAAAACGTAGAAGAAACTACGGATTGCAAGGCAGGCGCCGCCACACCCAATACATATGATTTTGCCATATAATTTATCGTATCAGATGCAACAAGGTGTGTGTTCAAAACAAACATTTCATAAACAAACAGAGCAAGGAATTCTAGGGAATTCCTGGAAAGGAAATTTAAAGATACTACACAGATCTTCTCTACAACTACGCAACAATTTAACACTTTCGTGCAGGGTCCGTAGCAGTATAAAAATTATTTCCCAGGGTAGATATACCTTTTTTGCTTGCGGATTTTTCTCTGACCTATATGCTTACAGCAATACGGCCAATCGAAGAGAACATTATATTTATATTTTTACGCTGAAAGCTCTTGCAATCATAATTGGTTCTTCTAGCTCGAAGACCGCAATGTGCCATCTCTAGAACACAAATTTCAATGTGGTATCTCTCCAATTAGCAGAATAAGAAGAATGGTGGTAAAGTGCAACATAGACGCATATGAGGTTCTTATGTAGCGACTTTTTGGAACAAAACATGTTAAATCTTGCACAGCCATGTGAAAATGAAAGACACGATTTTATGACGGTCTATGCGGGCGCCGTCCATTCCAAGTGAAACTAGAAAATGTTTGTTGAAATGTCCGTGTTTCTTTAAACTAAATAGGATTTCTTTTCCCATGACGACAAACGCAAGCAAGTTGGGCAGGCTAAAATAGGATGTTCAGCATTGGGATTGAACCACAAAGGCCACCTCCCTCTTTTGGCTGTAGCTTAATAAACAACTCATTGCTACTATCTGAGGGTATCCTTGACGAAAATAATTAAGAACGAAGGTGCTGGAGTAGCAGCTTACACGTAGCCATTTCTCACTCTAGGAATCTGTGCGCATATTATTTGGGGAATGAAGATATTAAAGAGAACGTAACGAATTCCAAGAACTTGTCTTTCGTAAGGGATCCTGGCCATTGGTCGATCGCATGGACTACGTACTCTCTAGCGTAAGGGTGGGCTGTATTTCTTCACTTCGAATAATTCCAGCACAACACATTTTTTGCGATGCGGGCCACGAGAAAGTGTgtgtggtggggggggggagggggtattatATAAGCGTTCACGTAGTGGACATTTCCTTTTCGTCTGTCGCTGAAGTGCTGACTTGCTTGGAGTACCTGTATCTTTTTCCCTGGTACTTTATCCTAGCTAAACAGAAGTTCAGGAGCCAATGAATGCGACATGTTCAGTAGCTaggcacttacagaataccctcaAGAAGAAATGAACTACGTTTTGAAGGTTGGATACACGACTAAATTCGCCGTATAAAGTTGAATGCTGTGTTGAGCGGCCCAAACCTCGAGGCGGCCAGGCCGCATGCATCAGTACGGAATAATGTTTTCGTGACCCCGTTTGAACTTTCTTTTATCCAAAGTTGCAGGAAGCTCCTTTGCGTTGGAATGTGCTGAAGTGGACAGCTTCAAGAATTcactgtgaaaaataaacaatgcaggAATGGGAATATTTTATGAAATTAGATTCATTCTTCAGACGTTCTTCTTTAGGTTATATGTGCGTCCGATAGAGGCACATATCAGAAACTGGCTCAGAGATGCTGGATTATTACTCGCCGTGGTAGCGCAGTGGTTTGGAGTTGCGCTGAAAATTCCGAGGACATGGAATGGAAACCcggctatggcggccgcatttactTGGAGGTGGAATGAAAGaatgcccgtgtaccatgcatagGGGGCACTCTGAGTAACTCCACGATGTGAAACTTAACCCGGAGACACCAATGCGTGGTGCCACAGAAGGAAATTATGCTTGTGGATAACTTTACCTTAATTTAGTTCTGATTATTTGGAAGTTGCAACTTACGGCAATGAACAAAAGTGTAAGATTCGACTTCAGTTCATACTTTCTGGTAGTTTACTAGGACTGTTGTAAATTCAGAAGTATAAATCAGGATTGTCTGCAGCAAACATGACTGTTTAAGAAGCCACGTGACTACGATGGAGGTACACAATATATTTACGTTATTGAATGTCTCAGGAGCTGGAGCGCTCTCCTATCCTAAATTTCAATTCAGAAAGTATTAACGTCCAAATCTAGAGAAAAAGATAAACCTCTCAGCTTTTAAAAATATAGCATTTCACTTATGCCATATAAAGAACGCCAGCAATAATACAGCGTCTGGCTGAAAGAATTACTTACGAGGGAGTTGCACATTGCATGCTTTGTCCGGATGTATGATTGACAGCTGTAATATGGCGCTGAGTAAAACGACGATGCCACCATGGAAACGATGCATAGTCCTTAGCGAAGTCTCTAAAGAGAATTCCGGAGATAAAATTGCGTTAGGTATTATTATTTGGGCCCAGTTGCGTTACCG
The nucleotide sequence above comes from Dermacentor andersoni chromosome 10, qqDerAnde1_hic_scaffold, whole genome shotgun sequence. Encoded proteins:
- the LOC126544277 gene encoding uncharacterized protein; its protein translation is MHRFHGGIVVLLSAILQLSIIHPDKACNVQLPPFGPRLLRAKAMFGDVARSCAKEILAYVKNIRSDMLRKLIALTCNHYNSCRHTALDGNVQPVLECFITGFDNKSSLFYKHVNVTDALRVTAEELVNCTWKTGFSSRTITVQALDDFFTVARHGILSYGWN